The following proteins come from a genomic window of Andrena cerasifolii isolate SP2316 chromosome 6, iyAndCera1_principal, whole genome shotgun sequence:
- the LOC143369827 gene encoding transcription elongation factor SPT6 isoform X2, which produces MADYLDAEAEESEAKAELDAKERRKLKKLKVMHDSEDDEEDDEEGEVPGLIDDNPIDDNDGEDSDASDESGKRKKSDDEDFDDRLEDEDYDLLEENLGVKVERKRRFKRLRRIQDEESEGEEEKEQGDERDAIANELFQVSGDEDDGRSEISRRADAEEYDDEESEDEDDFIVDGDGVPITEKRRKKKPIFSDAALQEAQDIFGIDFDYDEFGKYGEDEFAEEEEEEEDEYQDEVEDRPRRSKKHLKKKSSRKSIFEIYEPSELIRGHFTDIDNEVRTTDIPERMQLRSIPITPTTEGSDELELEAEWIYKQAFCQPTISVQDAHLNEEAKERAKKGPQTVGKIKKALDFMRNQNFEVPFISFYRKEYVLPELNINDLWKIYKFDAKWCQLKQRRESLLRLFAKMRNYQLDEIMKNADAPLPENIRLVKDDDVERLKSAQTFEELNDVYRHFMLYYSQDVSVMQENLRIKEKEARVRARLEKRKQQIAEAEENGDVPPEEIIEMEDEEEEADDTLKQPVRKGPYSICRKAGLDGLAKKFGLNPEHFAENLRDNYQRHEVEQDPTEPNVAANEFCSAVFQTSDEVLKAVQLMVAIQLAHEPLVRKCVREMYMERAKLSVKPTKRGIKEIDESHPIYALKYIKDKPVRDLEGDQFLKLTIAEEDKLVTLSFSDAVEGNTTNNYIDEIKQLYYRDEFSKSVQDWNALRTGSVEIALNRIVIPQLKKEIRITLLTEAKECVMKACCRRMYNWIKISPYNCVFPEEDDEDWNTSKGIRVMGLAYVPDPSQSAFTCIISVDGDCTDYLRLPHLLKRKNSFRENEKAMKEADLLAIKNFIATKKPHVVVVSGESREALMIVADVKECIASLVEDEQFSSIQVEICDNELAKVYANSNRGTSEFRDYPDLLKQAISLARRLQDPLLEFSQLCTIDEEFLCLKYHPLQDQLPKEDLIENLYLEFINRVNEVGVDLNRAVQQPYTANLVQFVCGLGARKGQALLKILKQTNQRLENRTQLITACHMGPKVFVNCAGFVKIDTNSLGDSTEAYVEVLDGSRVHPETYEWARKMAVDALEYDDEDANPAGALEEILDSPERLKDLDLDAFAEELERQGFGNKCITLYDIRAELNSRYKDLRVPYESLNTEKLFDVLTKETPETFYVGKLILATVIGISRRKPQGEQLDQANPVRNDETGLWQCPFCLKNDFPELSEVWNHFDAGACPGKAIGVRLRLDNGISGYIHVKNLSDKHVANPEERVHVGQVIHCRIIKIEVERFSVECASKTSDLVDKNHEWRPQRDIYYDTEAEEKDKKVEEDTKKGQQRQTYVKRVIIHPSFHNISFTEVEKLMQSMKQGEAVIRPSSKGPDHLTVTWKVTENIYQHIDIREEGKENTFSLGRSLWIGNEEFEDLDEIIARHINPMAAYVAELLDFKYYKSSLEGIKDKAEEILKEQKKQNPGGIPYIVSAARSYPGKFMLSYLPRTRCRHEYVTITPDGYRFRGQMFSRVTDLFRWFKEHFRDPIPGQSTPGTPHGAMTSKTPYNDTPGINGVNPDAIQRVAQNMPHHMLHSLTKVASQTPHHYPPYTPGTASVNNYGMYGSTPYTPSGQTPFMTPYHTPHHTPHHPQTPSHAQGPFLQPIPPVMNSNTHRPPRTHRPVSAAADTTNWMKAAEAWARSKQSTSKDFNNTTPRYDDSRRTPRNQETQNDRATPRNRTPSDRTPSYKSPRGTPFTNSSPRSMSLSGDGTPLYDES; this is translated from the exons atgGCAGACTACTTGGACGCCGAAGCAGAAGAGAGCGAGGCAA AGGCAGAGCTTGATGCTAAGGAGAGAAGGAAGCTTAAGAAGCTGAAAGTGATGCATGATAGCGAGGATGATGAAGAAGACGATG AAGAGGGGGAGGTGCCAGGGCTTATTGACGATAACCCAATTGATGACAATGATGGGGAGGATAGCGACGCATCGGATGAGTCTGGCAAACGTAAGAAAAGTGACGATGAAGATTTTGACGACCGATTGGAAGACGAAGATTATGATCTGCTTGAAGAAAATTTAGGAGTTAAAGTTGAAAGG AAACGTCGTTTTAAACGTTTACGGAGAATACAAGACGAAGAATCTGAGGGCGAAGAAGAGAAAGAGCAGGGTGATGAAAGAGATGCTATCGCTAATGAATTGTTTCAAGTCTCCGGGGAT GAAGATGACGGAAGAAGCGAAATTAGCCGTAGAGCCGATGCAGAAGAATATGATGACGAAGAAAGCGAAGATGAAGATGATTTTATTGTGGATGGCGATGGGGTACCCATAACTGagaaacggaggaagaaaaagcCTATCTTTTCAGACGC TGCTTTACAAGAAGCTCAAGATATTTTTGGTATCGATTTTGATTACGACGAGTTTGGAAAGTACGGTGAAGATGAATTtgcagaagaggaggaggaggaagaagatgaATATCAAGATGAAGTAGAAGACCGACCGAGACGATCcaaaaaacatttaaagaaaaagaGCTCGAGGAAGagcatttttgaaatatacGAGCCTAGCGAACTTATACGTGGCCATTTTACTGACATCGATAACGAG GTTCGTACTACGGACATTCCCGAACGTATGCAACTTAGATCGATCCCGATTACACCAACAACAGAAGGTTCGGATGAATTAGAGCTTGAGGCAGAGTGGATATACAAGCAAGCATTCTGCCAGCCGACAATTTCGGTACAAGATGCTCACCTGAACGAAGAAGCCAAAGAAAGAGCCAAAAAGGGTCCACAAACCGTTGGCAAAATTAAGAAAGCTTTGGACTTCATGCGAAATCAAAACTTTGAAGTTCCTTTTATCTCATTTTATAGAAAAGAATATGTTTTGCCAGAATTGAACATCAATGATTTGTGGAAGATTTATAAATTCGACGCAAAGTGGTGTCAGCTTAAACAAAGGCGAGAAAGTTTGTTAAGATTATTTGCGAAGATGAGAAACTACCAGTTAgatgaaattatgaaaaatgctGACGCTCCATTACCCGAGAACATACGACTCGTTAAAGACGATGATGTCGAACGACTGAAAAGTGCTCAGACTTTCGAAGAATTGAACGATGTTTATCGACACTTTATGCTTTACTATAGCCAAGATGTGTCGGTTATGCAGGAGAATCTTCGTATAAAAGAGAAGGAAGCACGCGTGAGAGCTAGACTCGAGAAAAGGAAGCAGCAAATCGCGGAAGCTGAGGAGAATGGGGATGTTCCTCCGGAAGAAATTATCGAAATGGAAGATGAGGAGGAAGAAGCCGATGACACGTTGAAACAGCCAGTTAGAAAAGGTCCTTATTCCATTTGCAGAAAGGCTGGCTTGGATGGACTTGCTAAGAAGTTTGGCCTCAATCCAGAACACTTTGCCGAAAATCTCCGTGATAACTATCAACGTCACGAAGTAGAACAAGACCCGACGGAGCCAAATGTAGCGGCCAACGAATTTTGCTCAGCCGTTTTTCAGACAAGCGACGAAGTACTCAAAGCTGTGCAATTAATGGTTGCTATTCAATTAGCTCACGAACCATTAGTACGTAAATGTGTTAGAGAAATGTACATGGAAAGAGCAAAGTTGAGCGTGAAACCGACGAAAAGGGGAATAAAAGAGATCGATGAAAGCCATCCAATTTATGCATTAAAATATATCAAGGACAAGCCTGTGAGAGATCTTGAGGGCGaccagtttttaaaattaactatAGCAGAGGAAGATAAATTAGTTACATTGTCGTTCAGCGATGCAGTAGAAGGAAATACTACCAATAATTATATCGACGAAATAAAGCAATTGTACTACAGGGACGAATTTAGTAAAAGCGTGCAAGATTGGAATGCGCTAAGAACAGGCAGTGTTGAAATAGCTTTAAACCGCATTGTAATACCACAGCTGAAGAAAGAAATACGGATCACTCTTTTGACAGAGGCAAAGGAATGCGTCATGAAAGCTTGCTGTCGTCGAATGTATAACTGGataaaaatctctccgtacaattGCGTGTTCCCTGAAGAAGATGACGAAGACTGGAATACCAGTAAAGGAATCCGAGTGATGGGTTTGGCCTATGTACCTGATCCGTCTCAATCTGCTTTCACTTGCATCATTTCCGTGGACGGGGACTGCACGGATTACCTGAGGTTACCGCACTTATTGAAACGCAAAAACAGTTTTAGGGAAAACGAGAAAGCGATGAAGGAGGCCGACTTATTAGCGATTAAGAATTTCATTGCCACGAAGAAGCCGCACGTTGTGGTAGTAAGTGGTGAATCCAGGGAAGCGTTGATGATAGTGGCAGATGTGAAGGAATGTATCGCCAGTCTGGTAGAAGATGAACAGTTCTCTTCGATTCAAGTAGAAATATGTGATAACGAGCTTGCTAAAGTTTACGCAAACAGTAACAGGGGTACATCGGAATTCAGAGACTATCCAGATTTGTTGAAGCAAGCTATATCCCTAGCTAGGAGACTACAGGACCCACTGTTAGAATTTTCTCAATTATGTACCATAGACGAAGAATTTCTGTGCCTTAAATATCACCCTTTGCAAGATCAGCTTCCTAAAGAGGATCTTATAGAAAACTTATACTTGGAGTTTATAAATCGGGTGAACGAAGTGGGAGTAGATCTAAACAGAGCTGTTCAACAGCCTTACACTGCAAATTTAGTACAATTCGTGTGCGGCTTGGGTGCCAGGAAGGGTCAGGCGCTGCTTAAGATTCTGAAGCAAACTAATCAGAGATTAGAGAATAGAACGCAGCTTATAACGGCCTGTCACATGGGCCCCAAGGTGTTTGTTAACTGCGCCGGTTTTGTTAAGATAGATACGAATAGTTTAGGGGATAGTACTGAAGCGTACGTGGAAGTTTTGGATGGTTCGCGTGTACATCCGGAGACATACGAGTGGGCTAGAAAGATGGCAGTAGATGCTTTGGAATATGACGACGAAGATGCAAATCCCGCCGGTGCTCTGGAAGAAATTCTCGACTCGCCAGAAAGGTTAAAAGATTTAGATTTAGATGCATTCGCAGAGGAGCTTGAAAGGCAGGGTTTTGGAAACAAGTGCATTACTCTTTACGACATAAGAGCCGAGCTGAATTCAAGGTACAAAGATCTCCGAGTACCCTATGAATCTCTAAATACAGAAAAGTTGTTTGATGTCTTGACAAAGGAGACTCCGGAAACGTTCTACGTGGGCAAATTAATTCTGGCAACGGTTATTGGAATAAGTCGCAGAAAGCCACAGGGAGAGCAATTAGATCAAGCAAATCCTGTTAGAAACGACGAGACCGGCTTATGGCAATGTccattttgtttgaaaaacGATTTCCCAGAATTGTCAGAGGTGTGGAATCATTTTGATGCTGGCGCGTGCCCTGGAAAAGCGATCGGAGTTCGCTTGAGATTGGACAACGGAATATCTGGCTACATTCACGTGAAGAATTTGTCCGATAAGCATGTTGCTAATCCAGAAGAAAGGGTACACGTTGGCCAAGTAATTCATTGTCGCATAATAAAGATCGAGGTGGAACGGTTCAGCGTTGAATGCGCTAGCAAAACGAGCGACCTCGTTGATAAAAATCACGAATGGCGGCCACAGAGAGACATTTATTACGACACTGAAGCAGAAGAGAAGGACAAGAAGGTCGAAGAAGATACCAAAAAGGGCCAGCAGAGGCAAACTTACGTGAAACGCGTTATAATTCATCCCAGTTTCCACAATATAAGTTTCACAGAAGTTGAGAAATTAATGCAGAGTATGAAGCAAGGAGAAGCAGTAATACGACCGAGCAGTAAAGGGCCTGATCACTTGACAGTAACATGGAAAGTCACTGAGAACATTTACCAGCATATTGATATAAGGGAAGAAGGCAAAGAGAACACGTTTTCTTTAGGCCGTAGTCTGTGGATCGGCAAcgaagaatttgaagatttGGATGAAATCATTGCAAGGCACATTAATCCAATGGCCGCATACGTGGCTGAACTCTTGGACTTCAAGTACTATAAATCATCTCTGGAAGGGATCAAAGACAAagcagaagaaatattgaaagaacAGAAAAAGCAGAATCCTGGTGGAATACCATACATTGTATCTGCTGCTAGG AGCTATCCTGGGAAATTTATGCTTTCCTATTTGCCTCGAACTCGTTGCCGTCACGAGTATGTCACTATAACGCCGGATGGATATCGATTCAGGGGTCAAATGTTTAGCAGAGTGACCGACTTGTTCCGTtggtttaaagaacattttagaGACCCCATACCTGGCCAATCTACACCTGGCACCCCTCACGGAGCTATGACTTCGAAAACGCCATATAACGATACTCCAGGAATTAATG GGGTGAATCCAGACGCAATACAGAGAGTAGCCCAGAATATGCCGCACCATATGCTGCACTCGCTGACAAAGGTAGCAAGCCAGACTCCACACCATTATCCACCCTATACCCCAGGAACAGCCAGTGTCAATAACTATGGAATGTATGGAAGTACACCTTATACACCTTCAGGCCAAACTCCATTTATGACTCCGTATCATACTCCACACCATACGCCTCACCATCCACAGACTCCTAGCCATGCTCAAGGGCCATTTTTACAACCAATCCCTCCTGTCATGAATTCCAATACACATAGACCACCAAGAACGCATAGGCCCGTTTCTGCCGCGGCTGATACAACAAATTGGATGAAAGCTGCCGAAGCTTGGGCACGTTCCAAGCAATCGACATCGAAGGACTT CAACAACACTACTCCCAGATATGACGACTCTAGGAGAACACCACGGAATCAAGAGACCCAAAATGACAGAGCAACTCCACGAAATAGAACGCCATCTGATCGGACTCCGTCTTATAAGTCTCCCAGAGGGACTCCATTCACAAATTCTAGTCCTCGGAGTATGTCTCTGAGCGGAGATGGCACACCTTTGTACGACGAAAGTTGA
- the LOC143369827 gene encoding transcription elongation factor SPT6 isoform X1, producing MADYLDAEAEESEAKAELDAKERRKLKKLKVMHDSEDDEEDDEEEGEVPGLIDDNPIDDNDGEDSDASDESGKRKKSDDEDFDDRLEDEDYDLLEENLGVKVERKRRFKRLRRIQDEESEGEEEKEQGDERDAIANELFQVSGDEDDGRSEISRRADAEEYDDEESEDEDDFIVDGDGVPITEKRRKKKPIFSDAALQEAQDIFGIDFDYDEFGKYGEDEFAEEEEEEEDEYQDEVEDRPRRSKKHLKKKSSRKSIFEIYEPSELIRGHFTDIDNEVRTTDIPERMQLRSIPITPTTEGSDELELEAEWIYKQAFCQPTISVQDAHLNEEAKERAKKGPQTVGKIKKALDFMRNQNFEVPFISFYRKEYVLPELNINDLWKIYKFDAKWCQLKQRRESLLRLFAKMRNYQLDEIMKNADAPLPENIRLVKDDDVERLKSAQTFEELNDVYRHFMLYYSQDVSVMQENLRIKEKEARVRARLEKRKQQIAEAEENGDVPPEEIIEMEDEEEEADDTLKQPVRKGPYSICRKAGLDGLAKKFGLNPEHFAENLRDNYQRHEVEQDPTEPNVAANEFCSAVFQTSDEVLKAVQLMVAIQLAHEPLVRKCVREMYMERAKLSVKPTKRGIKEIDESHPIYALKYIKDKPVRDLEGDQFLKLTIAEEDKLVTLSFSDAVEGNTTNNYIDEIKQLYYRDEFSKSVQDWNALRTGSVEIALNRIVIPQLKKEIRITLLTEAKECVMKACCRRMYNWIKISPYNCVFPEEDDEDWNTSKGIRVMGLAYVPDPSQSAFTCIISVDGDCTDYLRLPHLLKRKNSFRENEKAMKEADLLAIKNFIATKKPHVVVVSGESREALMIVADVKECIASLVEDEQFSSIQVEICDNELAKVYANSNRGTSEFRDYPDLLKQAISLARRLQDPLLEFSQLCTIDEEFLCLKYHPLQDQLPKEDLIENLYLEFINRVNEVGVDLNRAVQQPYTANLVQFVCGLGARKGQALLKILKQTNQRLENRTQLITACHMGPKVFVNCAGFVKIDTNSLGDSTEAYVEVLDGSRVHPETYEWARKMAVDALEYDDEDANPAGALEEILDSPERLKDLDLDAFAEELERQGFGNKCITLYDIRAELNSRYKDLRVPYESLNTEKLFDVLTKETPETFYVGKLILATVIGISRRKPQGEQLDQANPVRNDETGLWQCPFCLKNDFPELSEVWNHFDAGACPGKAIGVRLRLDNGISGYIHVKNLSDKHVANPEERVHVGQVIHCRIIKIEVERFSVECASKTSDLVDKNHEWRPQRDIYYDTEAEEKDKKVEEDTKKGQQRQTYVKRVIIHPSFHNISFTEVEKLMQSMKQGEAVIRPSSKGPDHLTVTWKVTENIYQHIDIREEGKENTFSLGRSLWIGNEEFEDLDEIIARHINPMAAYVAELLDFKYYKSSLEGIKDKAEEILKEQKKQNPGGIPYIVSAARSYPGKFMLSYLPRTRCRHEYVTITPDGYRFRGQMFSRVTDLFRWFKEHFRDPIPGQSTPGTPHGAMTSKTPYNDTPGINGVNPDAIQRVAQNMPHHMLHSLTKVASQTPHHYPPYTPGTASVNNYGMYGSTPYTPSGQTPFMTPYHTPHHTPHHPQTPSHAQGPFLQPIPPVMNSNTHRPPRTHRPVSAAADTTNWMKAAEAWARSKQSTSKDFNNTTPRYDDSRRTPRNQETQNDRATPRNRTPSDRTPSYKSPRGTPFTNSSPRSMSLSGDGTPLYDES from the exons atgGCAGACTACTTGGACGCCGAAGCAGAAGAGAGCGAGGCAA AGGCAGAGCTTGATGCTAAGGAGAGAAGGAAGCTTAAGAAGCTGAAAGTGATGCATGATAGCGAGGATGATGAAGAAGACGATG AAGAAGAGGGGGAGGTGCCAGGGCTTATTGACGATAACCCAATTGATGACAATGATGGGGAGGATAGCGACGCATCGGATGAGTCTGGCAAACGTAAGAAAAGTGACGATGAAGATTTTGACGACCGATTGGAAGACGAAGATTATGATCTGCTTGAAGAAAATTTAGGAGTTAAAGTTGAAAGG AAACGTCGTTTTAAACGTTTACGGAGAATACAAGACGAAGAATCTGAGGGCGAAGAAGAGAAAGAGCAGGGTGATGAAAGAGATGCTATCGCTAATGAATTGTTTCAAGTCTCCGGGGAT GAAGATGACGGAAGAAGCGAAATTAGCCGTAGAGCCGATGCAGAAGAATATGATGACGAAGAAAGCGAAGATGAAGATGATTTTATTGTGGATGGCGATGGGGTACCCATAACTGagaaacggaggaagaaaaagcCTATCTTTTCAGACGC TGCTTTACAAGAAGCTCAAGATATTTTTGGTATCGATTTTGATTACGACGAGTTTGGAAAGTACGGTGAAGATGAATTtgcagaagaggaggaggaggaagaagatgaATATCAAGATGAAGTAGAAGACCGACCGAGACGATCcaaaaaacatttaaagaaaaagaGCTCGAGGAAGagcatttttgaaatatacGAGCCTAGCGAACTTATACGTGGCCATTTTACTGACATCGATAACGAG GTTCGTACTACGGACATTCCCGAACGTATGCAACTTAGATCGATCCCGATTACACCAACAACAGAAGGTTCGGATGAATTAGAGCTTGAGGCAGAGTGGATATACAAGCAAGCATTCTGCCAGCCGACAATTTCGGTACAAGATGCTCACCTGAACGAAGAAGCCAAAGAAAGAGCCAAAAAGGGTCCACAAACCGTTGGCAAAATTAAGAAAGCTTTGGACTTCATGCGAAATCAAAACTTTGAAGTTCCTTTTATCTCATTTTATAGAAAAGAATATGTTTTGCCAGAATTGAACATCAATGATTTGTGGAAGATTTATAAATTCGACGCAAAGTGGTGTCAGCTTAAACAAAGGCGAGAAAGTTTGTTAAGATTATTTGCGAAGATGAGAAACTACCAGTTAgatgaaattatgaaaaatgctGACGCTCCATTACCCGAGAACATACGACTCGTTAAAGACGATGATGTCGAACGACTGAAAAGTGCTCAGACTTTCGAAGAATTGAACGATGTTTATCGACACTTTATGCTTTACTATAGCCAAGATGTGTCGGTTATGCAGGAGAATCTTCGTATAAAAGAGAAGGAAGCACGCGTGAGAGCTAGACTCGAGAAAAGGAAGCAGCAAATCGCGGAAGCTGAGGAGAATGGGGATGTTCCTCCGGAAGAAATTATCGAAATGGAAGATGAGGAGGAAGAAGCCGATGACACGTTGAAACAGCCAGTTAGAAAAGGTCCTTATTCCATTTGCAGAAAGGCTGGCTTGGATGGACTTGCTAAGAAGTTTGGCCTCAATCCAGAACACTTTGCCGAAAATCTCCGTGATAACTATCAACGTCACGAAGTAGAACAAGACCCGACGGAGCCAAATGTAGCGGCCAACGAATTTTGCTCAGCCGTTTTTCAGACAAGCGACGAAGTACTCAAAGCTGTGCAATTAATGGTTGCTATTCAATTAGCTCACGAACCATTAGTACGTAAATGTGTTAGAGAAATGTACATGGAAAGAGCAAAGTTGAGCGTGAAACCGACGAAAAGGGGAATAAAAGAGATCGATGAAAGCCATCCAATTTATGCATTAAAATATATCAAGGACAAGCCTGTGAGAGATCTTGAGGGCGaccagtttttaaaattaactatAGCAGAGGAAGATAAATTAGTTACATTGTCGTTCAGCGATGCAGTAGAAGGAAATACTACCAATAATTATATCGACGAAATAAAGCAATTGTACTACAGGGACGAATTTAGTAAAAGCGTGCAAGATTGGAATGCGCTAAGAACAGGCAGTGTTGAAATAGCTTTAAACCGCATTGTAATACCACAGCTGAAGAAAGAAATACGGATCACTCTTTTGACAGAGGCAAAGGAATGCGTCATGAAAGCTTGCTGTCGTCGAATGTATAACTGGataaaaatctctccgtacaattGCGTGTTCCCTGAAGAAGATGACGAAGACTGGAATACCAGTAAAGGAATCCGAGTGATGGGTTTGGCCTATGTACCTGATCCGTCTCAATCTGCTTTCACTTGCATCATTTCCGTGGACGGGGACTGCACGGATTACCTGAGGTTACCGCACTTATTGAAACGCAAAAACAGTTTTAGGGAAAACGAGAAAGCGATGAAGGAGGCCGACTTATTAGCGATTAAGAATTTCATTGCCACGAAGAAGCCGCACGTTGTGGTAGTAAGTGGTGAATCCAGGGAAGCGTTGATGATAGTGGCAGATGTGAAGGAATGTATCGCCAGTCTGGTAGAAGATGAACAGTTCTCTTCGATTCAAGTAGAAATATGTGATAACGAGCTTGCTAAAGTTTACGCAAACAGTAACAGGGGTACATCGGAATTCAGAGACTATCCAGATTTGTTGAAGCAAGCTATATCCCTAGCTAGGAGACTACAGGACCCACTGTTAGAATTTTCTCAATTATGTACCATAGACGAAGAATTTCTGTGCCTTAAATATCACCCTTTGCAAGATCAGCTTCCTAAAGAGGATCTTATAGAAAACTTATACTTGGAGTTTATAAATCGGGTGAACGAAGTGGGAGTAGATCTAAACAGAGCTGTTCAACAGCCTTACACTGCAAATTTAGTACAATTCGTGTGCGGCTTGGGTGCCAGGAAGGGTCAGGCGCTGCTTAAGATTCTGAAGCAAACTAATCAGAGATTAGAGAATAGAACGCAGCTTATAACGGCCTGTCACATGGGCCCCAAGGTGTTTGTTAACTGCGCCGGTTTTGTTAAGATAGATACGAATAGTTTAGGGGATAGTACTGAAGCGTACGTGGAAGTTTTGGATGGTTCGCGTGTACATCCGGAGACATACGAGTGGGCTAGAAAGATGGCAGTAGATGCTTTGGAATATGACGACGAAGATGCAAATCCCGCCGGTGCTCTGGAAGAAATTCTCGACTCGCCAGAAAGGTTAAAAGATTTAGATTTAGATGCATTCGCAGAGGAGCTTGAAAGGCAGGGTTTTGGAAACAAGTGCATTACTCTTTACGACATAAGAGCCGAGCTGAATTCAAGGTACAAAGATCTCCGAGTACCCTATGAATCTCTAAATACAGAAAAGTTGTTTGATGTCTTGACAAAGGAGACTCCGGAAACGTTCTACGTGGGCAAATTAATTCTGGCAACGGTTATTGGAATAAGTCGCAGAAAGCCACAGGGAGAGCAATTAGATCAAGCAAATCCTGTTAGAAACGACGAGACCGGCTTATGGCAATGTccattttgtttgaaaaacGATTTCCCAGAATTGTCAGAGGTGTGGAATCATTTTGATGCTGGCGCGTGCCCTGGAAAAGCGATCGGAGTTCGCTTGAGATTGGACAACGGAATATCTGGCTACATTCACGTGAAGAATTTGTCCGATAAGCATGTTGCTAATCCAGAAGAAAGGGTACACGTTGGCCAAGTAATTCATTGTCGCATAATAAAGATCGAGGTGGAACGGTTCAGCGTTGAATGCGCTAGCAAAACGAGCGACCTCGTTGATAAAAATCACGAATGGCGGCCACAGAGAGACATTTATTACGACACTGAAGCAGAAGAGAAGGACAAGAAGGTCGAAGAAGATACCAAAAAGGGCCAGCAGAGGCAAACTTACGTGAAACGCGTTATAATTCATCCCAGTTTCCACAATATAAGTTTCACAGAAGTTGAGAAATTAATGCAGAGTATGAAGCAAGGAGAAGCAGTAATACGACCGAGCAGTAAAGGGCCTGATCACTTGACAGTAACATGGAAAGTCACTGAGAACATTTACCAGCATATTGATATAAGGGAAGAAGGCAAAGAGAACACGTTTTCTTTAGGCCGTAGTCTGTGGATCGGCAAcgaagaatttgaagatttGGATGAAATCATTGCAAGGCACATTAATCCAATGGCCGCATACGTGGCTGAACTCTTGGACTTCAAGTACTATAAATCATCTCTGGAAGGGATCAAAGACAAagcagaagaaatattgaaagaacAGAAAAAGCAGAATCCTGGTGGAATACCATACATTGTATCTGCTGCTAGG AGCTATCCTGGGAAATTTATGCTTTCCTATTTGCCTCGAACTCGTTGCCGTCACGAGTATGTCACTATAACGCCGGATGGATATCGATTCAGGGGTCAAATGTTTAGCAGAGTGACCGACTTGTTCCGTtggtttaaagaacattttagaGACCCCATACCTGGCCAATCTACACCTGGCACCCCTCACGGAGCTATGACTTCGAAAACGCCATATAACGATACTCCAGGAATTAATG GGGTGAATCCAGACGCAATACAGAGAGTAGCCCAGAATATGCCGCACCATATGCTGCACTCGCTGACAAAGGTAGCAAGCCAGACTCCACACCATTATCCACCCTATACCCCAGGAACAGCCAGTGTCAATAACTATGGAATGTATGGAAGTACACCTTATACACCTTCAGGCCAAACTCCATTTATGACTCCGTATCATACTCCACACCATACGCCTCACCATCCACAGACTCCTAGCCATGCTCAAGGGCCATTTTTACAACCAATCCCTCCTGTCATGAATTCCAATACACATAGACCACCAAGAACGCATAGGCCCGTTTCTGCCGCGGCTGATACAACAAATTGGATGAAAGCTGCCGAAGCTTGGGCACGTTCCAAGCAATCGACATCGAAGGACTT CAACAACACTACTCCCAGATATGACGACTCTAGGAGAACACCACGGAATCAAGAGACCCAAAATGACAGAGCAACTCCACGAAATAGAACGCCATCTGATCGGACTCCGTCTTATAAGTCTCCCAGAGGGACTCCATTCACAAATTCTAGTCCTCGGAGTATGTCTCTGAGCGGAGATGGCACACCTTTGTACGACGAAAGTTGA